CAGGCGGCATCCCTGGGTGAGCATCTCcaggggggtggtgggggacGGCGACGGGGTGCCCTGCACCCAAGAGTGACGCTGGCACCCGGTGCCGGCAGGCGGGTGCATATCTCGCAGAGCACCATGGATTGCCTGAAGGGCGAGTTTGAGGTGGAGCCAGGGGAAGGTGGGTCCCGTTGCGAGTACCTGAAGGAGAAGGGCATCGTCACCTACCTTGTCGTGGTCCCCAAGCAGCCCCTGCGCAATGGCATCAATGGGGTGGTGAGTGGTGGCGGCGGTGGCGCCGCAGCAAGCTGGGGTGGTGGGGACACCCCCACTGTGACTCACCACCTGCCACCTTGCAGAAGCTGTCATTGACCTCGTCCCATGGTGGGTCCCCACCGTTGGTCAACACCAAGGAGCGCAACGGCAGCCTCAGCCTGGCCTGCACCAGCCCCGAGGAGCCTGAGGAACCCGAGGCCAGGGTGAGGGGCACCCTGGAGActggggaggaggatggagaggtACAGCCCATGAAAAGCATCTCACCTGCATTTGGGGGCTGCTGATAGCCACACCAGGGTGGTTGAACATCCCGCCGGTGCCAGCGTGGTCTTGCTGATGCCTCGGCTGTGTCGGCACAGGCGGTGAacccctccttccccaaccCTCGGCGACGGCTGCGGCTGCGGGACCTGGCCGAGCGGGTGATCGACGCCTCGCAGAACGAGCAGGAGCTCAACAAGCTGCTCAACGAAGCTTTGCTGGAGCGCGAGTCCATCCAGGCGTGAGTCACCCCGCCCAGCAGCGTGTCCTGGCACGACTCGGCAGGTCCCCGGTGCTGCCGGGCGCTGACGGGCAGTGTCACCGACAGGCTGAAGGGGAAGAGCACCTTTCGGCTCTCCATGCGCTTCATTGACCCCGAAATGGAGACGCGCTACTCAgtggagaaggagaagcagagtggggctgccttcagctgctcctGCGTCGTTCTCTTCTTCACTGCCTTGGTGGAGGTCTTCATCGACCCCTGGTACggcagggaggtggtggggatGGGTGGCCCCAAGCCATGCTTGGCCTCACTGGGCTTCAAACCCATCCCCTCTTGGCCTTTTTGGCAGGTTGGTGGCCAACTATGTGACCTTTGTGGTGGGGGAGATCCTGCTGCTCATCCTCACCCTCTGCTCATTGGCTGCCATCTTCCCCCGGGTGAGAGCAAGATGGGCTCACTACCCATGGTGATGGCACACTGTGATGTCCTATCACCATGTCCTGCCTGGGTGAACCCCTACACACACTTTCATCTCCCCGCAGGTCTTCCCCAAAAAACTTGTGGCCTTCTCCACCTGGATCGACAGGACCCGTTGGGCACGTAACACCTGGGCCATGGCCGCCATCATCATTGTCACTATGGCCGACATCGTGGACATGGTGAGCCACCGGTCTGGttgccagcagagctgagcctgctccagccttcATCCCGAGAGCCCATAATTGTGCACAGTCGATCATTAAAGAAATTAGCAgggctgcactgcagagagggGGATTTTAGGTGGAGTGTCCTCCTGCTGTGTAGAGCACCCTGTCCCATTGGGTGGCCATGCAGCTTGTGGCGAGGGGCACCCCATCCCCATGCCCCCCCTCCTCACCCTGCCCTCATGcccccagctcagctgctggcaggacCATGGCGGGATGGGCAATTGGACGGCAGGACCACCACGGCCGGGCGGTTGCGGGGAGCAGCCCAAGTACTACAGCTACATCGCCCTCTTGGCCTTGGTGGCCACCATCATGCTGGTGCAGGTCAGCCACATGGTCAAGCTGACCCTCATGGTGCTGATCACCGGGGCTGCTGGTGCCGTCAACATCTATGCCTGGGAGCACATCTTTGACCAGTATGACCACCGACGCAGCCAGCAAAGCACGTAAggggtggcgggggggtgggCATGGGGTGGAGGACACGGCCGTGCCCACTACCCACCCACGCCCCACTGCCTCTGCCCGCAGGTCCTCGCTGGTCCCCTCCAAGTACTCCATGACGGCAATGATCTTTGTCGTGATGCTCAGCTTCTACTACTTCTCTCGCCACGTGAGTGAcctgctcccccaccccaagcagctcccctcccctctgcatCCTCACCCTCAccctcagcccctgcccttACTTCTTGCAAGCTCCAAGGCAGCAGGATTTGTCCCCAGTTCTGAACAGCATCTCCGACTCTTCTCCAAGGAAGCCCACCCAAGGAAGATCTTTCTCTCCAGGACCACATCAGTGCAGAGAACACCTCTGTCTTGCCCCCATGGTTAGGGGTGGGCAGCAACATGGTGGCCCTAAGGCCCATGCCTGCCCCGCGAGGGTCCCGTTTGCACCTCGGAGCAGGTCTCATGTCCCCAGTTAGGGTTCACCTCATCCCAGAGCCTTCTTCCAGGCTGTCCCCAAGTCCAGACTGGCCCAACAGTGGCCCAGCGATGGAGGGGCCCCACTGGTGTGTGGGAACTGGCGGTGCAGCCCTATGCCCCCACCCACAGGTGGAGAAGCTGGCCAGGACCCTCTTCCTCTGGAAGATCGATGTCCATGACCAGAAGGAGCGGGTCTACGAGATGCGGCGCTGGAATGAGGCCCTTGTCACCAACATGCTGCCCGAGCACGTGGCCCGGCACTTCCTGGGCTCCAAGAAGCGGGATGAGGTGAGGGGCACCCAGGAGGGGCTATTTGCCcccattttttggggggaggagtgGAGAGGGGTGGGATCCAGATCCAGAGGCTTTGCCATAGGCTCTGCCTGAGCATCTTTGGTTGGATGAAGACGATGTCTTGGCCGTGCAAGGTGAAGTTGCAGAGCACCCTCATTTTTTCACATGTGCCAAGGGAAGATGGCTTCACGGGAGACTTTGGGTttgctggaggtgctggtgtGATATGTGGGCACATCCTCAGCTCACAGCCACCATCCCATCCCCAGGAGCTGTACAGCCAGTCCTACGATGAGATTGGTGTCATGTTCGCCTCCCTCCCCAACTTTGCCGACTTCTATACAGAGGAGAGCATCAACAATGGGGGCATTGAGTGCCTGCGGTTCCTCAATGAGATCATCTCCGACTTTGACGCGGTGAGTCAGGATGGAGCTGGCCACAGGGATGGCATGGGGCTTGGCCAGACCTTCTCTTCCTGCCCCATCTGGGGGCAGAAGGACTGCCATGGCCCCGGAGTGCCTGAGGGTCTTGTCTCCACGGCTCAGCTCCTGGATGAACCCCAATTCCGGTGCAtcaccaaaatcaaaaccatcGGCAGCACCTACATGGCCGCTTCTGGAGTGACCCCTGATGCCAACGCCAATGGCTACAGCACCAAGGTGAGGGGTCCCTGGAGTGGGGGGACAGCAGGCAAGGGGGGGGCAGGCCTGACCCATGCTGCCCTTGCAGAAGGAGACCCTGTCGGATAAGGAGCGCTGGCAGCACTTGGCCGACCTGGCCGACTTTGCCTTGGCCATGAAGGTGACCCTGATGAACATCAACTACCAGTCCTTCAACAACTTCATGCTCCGCATAGGCAAGTCCAGGAGCGTTGGGCAGCGTCTGCCTCGATGTCCCCGGTCTGTCCTTCCCTGCCAGCAGTGGGACACTGGGCAGCAGCTGTAGctcagcagctgaaggcagtggggctgcagggggacctCGTTGCCCCAACCCATCCCCTGGGACAGACTCTCCTGCAGACTGGGATGTCCCTTCCAGACATGGCGGTGACATCCACTCCCCATCTTGTGCAGGGATGAACAAGGGGGCCGTGCTGGCGGGCGTCATCGGTGCCCGCAAGCCACACTACGACATCTGGGGCAACACGGTGAACGTGGCCAGCAGGATGGAGTCCACCGGTGTGATGGGGAACATACAGGTGGGGTGACGAGCGGGGGACAATTAGCCAACccgtggggggctgcagccctcaAAACACTCCAGGCTTTGGGTGGGAGGGGGACAGTGCTGTCAGGAGCACACGGGGGgttggggctggctggggggctCCTCCCAGCTGGGAACAGGGCAGGTGGGTAGACCTGTTGTCCAAGCAGCAcatggggggggtccctgctccCCACGTCAAGGACCCCTCCGGCCTCCCACCGCATCCATTTGTCCCCGCAGGTGGTGGAGGAGACCCACCTCATCCTGAAGGAGTATGGCTTCCGCTTTGTGCGCCGGGGAGCCATCTACGTCAAGGGCAAAGGGGAGCTGCTCACCTTCTTCCTCAAGGGCCGGGAGAAGCAGGGCTCCTTCGTCAACGGCTCCTCCGTCACCCTGCCCCATCAGGTGGTGGACAGCTCGTGAGGGTCTGCCACCCGCCTGCCCACCACCACAGCCACCACCTCCCGGCGCCCAGCAGGGCCCAGTGCCGGGGAACGTCCATCCCACCGCAGTCCGGATCCAAAACCGAACTCAAGAAACCAACCCCATCGCACGACCCTTTCCGAGCCCCCGCCGGAGGTTTCTGGGGGGCGGGATTTTTTTGCTCCATCGTGCCTGCGGCTGAGCAGGAGGGAGATGCGAGGCCACCCCGGCGAGCTCCTCCGGCCGTTCACGCTCACGCGCAAGCGCACACAAGCTCGCAGCCCCCGGCGGACATGTGGCCAGGGACACACGCTGCCTTTCCCGATATCAACCGCACCGGGGGACAGCGTGACATTAAAGTAGCATCGCGGGCTCCGACCGCCATGCGCTCGGCACGAGGAGATCCAAACTCAGGGCCGGATGGGAAGACACCACGTCTCTCCTGCGTGCCGGGAGCGGTAGCTACAAACCAGAAGCGTCCAGGGTTTGCCGTTAGTTCGTACCAAGTTCATCCTGGTCACAAACCACCGTAGTTAGGAGATTGAGGAGATGGAGAGCGCAGTGCCGCCTTTGACtcggggaagaagaaaaaggaaccaatattatttcagatatataaatatatataatataagaGTACAGATcgacatttatatttttaactgtgCCTGGTCCCTCCCTGCGGTGGGGCTCGCTGCCCCGTGCACGCTGCGGTCGGCTGCTGTCACTTCGCTGTCGCTTGGTAGAGAGAGGACCCGGGACCGGCCGAGGAGGGGACCGGTGTGTTAAACCCGACGCGGCCAGGGCCCGGGCAAGAAGGCGGAGGCACCCACAGAGTGTAATTACACCACTAGTTTCTTGAATAGAAGCAGTTGAATTTCAAAGCTTGATTCTGCGCctgctttgttttgggggaTGTGGAGAAGGTGAGAAGGGCTTGACGGCCCTTCTGGGGGGCTGCTGGTTTTGGAGGGGTCCCCAAGGGGAGGCTGGTGCCAGGGCTGAGCACCTCACAGTGGCAGCATTTGCTCCTCTGCCTTGTTGGGGCTCAGCTGGCTCTGGCAGCAGAGTACCCAAACGCTGGGAATGGTGACACCAACGATACGGGAGTTTAATCCCCAACCAAGACCAGGGTTAAGCCTGGCTTTGCCGCTGTCGCTGCCTCTGTGACCAGCTGTGGCACTTAACCCTAGCAGCTTAAGTGTCCAGTTCCCACGATTTCCCCCAAAAGCATGGCCCAGACTTTCGCCCCGCAGcaaggcagggctctgcctcccctcaGAGGGAAGATCCGCAAGGTGAGGGCAGGGACTTACACGAAAGTCTGTCCTCAGGCACAGGTGGGGCACCCAAAAgcactttttcctccttccaaacatttttcacagaagaaaacgCAACCGTGGAATTAAAAGCCATGTGGGACAATGAAAATGCCTTTTGGCGGTGCACAGCGGCCATCAGCAGCAGATATTCAACAGCCAAACGCGAGCACCCCACGGGCTGTCAGCACCTAAAAGCGGCTCGAGCTGCGAGGTGTCAGCCTCACGAGCAGCTCTGAACGTTGGGGGCAGGAATCACCACCTGGAGCTAGGACACTCAAAAGCCAGGTTACATATAAACAGGGTGTCCAGTTCAGTCTGGACAAGGAGCTCTAATGATtacagaaacaatttaaaaaattataaaagtgCTTTCCCTGTGCCTTATCACACGCGGGACAGACTTAAAAATGAGACAGGagaaaatattgtcatttaAACCACATTTACACCCCGTTCTATTCAACTAAACCACATTCTAAGGCTAAAGGAAAtcataagaaaaattaatttaaaacaccaCAATTTCAGTGACGTAGAACTTTTATTAACAAGTTGTTaaagcactgatttttaaagtttttaaagatCTGATCCAGACCTGAAGCACGACGATGGGACACCAGCAAATCTGCCCCACgcctgaagggaaagaaatagcacgtgtagagctgctgctggtgcaaaATCTTCTGGAAAGTTCAGTGTTCACGCTCGGGGTGGGGGTTACCACAGCCCgcgggctgctgctggcaataACTAAACCTCACCTCTGTCCCTCAACCCCTTCCAGCTCCCAACACAAAGTCCCTTCCTGACTGCCGTAAGCAGGGCAGAGATTATTCCGCTTGCTCCCCTCTTTTCGAGGTGCGCTGGCTAAGCGTGCAGTGCTGATCCCTGGGGCATCGCCCCCGAAGCACCGAGACCTTGAacttttaatataatttctcatttcttgcaATTGTGGAGTTTTGCGGCACCAACGGCAGAGATCAGCACTCAAACAAGAAGCACGGCGCTGAGGAAAGATTACCTGCAACAACAGGCACCCAAAAGCCTCACGGAAACATTGCTCTCAAGGTTCAAACAGGGCCAATCGCTTCCTCGGGGGGTTCCCAGCAGCAACACTGCAGTCCACAGAAAACGTTTGCAGTTCCAGATCGCTCCCCGCAGGCAGGGGAGCTCGGGGAGGCGCATTACCGAGGGGAGCCAGGGTGGTTTACGGCGCTCCATCCACGCTTTCGTCAGCGCTGCTGAAGGAGCGGAAGGCTTTGTGCAGGGCCACGCGGCGAAACAGGTCTGAGTGAGCCGCTGCCGTCTCCGCTAGAGATACAGGAGCGTCCGCTGGCAGAGAGAAGCGAACGGATcagtggggaaaggaaaaatcataTTGCCGGCATAAAACTATTTGCGTCTCATTCTTCCCTTGTCCCCAGAGAGTTCTTCCCTCTCGCcattcagtttttcttctcataaCCCTACTCTCTCCTTCCTAaccctccctgtcctgcagctCCCCCACGGGATTTGAACGATTGCAGAAAGCGCAAGCGCTGTAAGAAACACCGGCTGCTGAAGGGCGAGGACAGCGGTGCGGGAGCCTCAGCCGCGAGCTGTTCTCTTAGCTCAGAAGACGCTGAAATTTGTGAGCAAAGGCAGAACTTTCCCCATAAAGGGACGGCGACTGCAagtaaaggagaggggaaactgGTGATACAGTACACGACGACTCCTTCAGCCTAACCACAAGCCCAGGCACTCGCAGAACCAGCCCGAGACGGTGACTGATGGCAGAGAGAAGAGATTATTAGTCCCACGAGACGCTCAGCATCGCAGTCAGCCTTTGCCGTACCAGGAGGACGTAGCGTTCCTGATACGGAGGAGGGGGAGCGGGTGGCGTCAGGGAAAGATTTTCAGGCAGAGATCATTGTTACAAGTATTTAGATCTTTGTTACGAGTATTTCACTGTATCCCTGACCCTTTCTAGGGGATCATAAACCTCGCTCCTGCCTCTCTCTACTGTCGCACTGCAGTACATGCCAGCACACCTCACAGCAACGAGGGCCTGGCTGCACAGACATCCCAACACCAGGCCTCAATTAATTGTTTCTCTGATTGCATTGAGAGATTCCTGATGCTGAAAGGATCGCATCTTATTTGCCTACAAGTAGCCCCCACCCTACGGAAGGATTCTGGGGCTGGGTGCCAGGTTTTCAAGGATCGGGAACAAGTCCAAGGCCATTAAGCCAACTGGAACAAACTATCACTGCGATTAAAACTGACGGCATCCAAGTTTCTGGCTGCACTTGCTCACCCAGCTCTCCCACGTGTGCAGAGCCGTGAGACTTGTGAAAACAGCATCCTGATCCTGCTGGGACCGTGCCGAAGTCTGCGCTCCCAGCAACGCAAACTGGGAACGAGCTGCTCGTCCGTCTGAAGCTTGCACTCACGCCTTTCATTTCTCGGCCCCATCGtatttccctccctccagccgCCCTGTCTTGCCAGAGATCTGTGCTCTCGTGCTAGGGATGTGTTACAACTGCTTCAAGACCCAGCACCGATTGCACACAACCCCTTCTCCCACAGAAATATGACAGCTTGCTCCCTTCTGTCCCCAAACCGGAAAGGAACTCCATCCATCTGCAGAACCACAGCATGGTCtgcccaccccacacccccagaCCGACCCCCGCACCATCCACTTACGTGCGCAGGAAACGACGACTTCAGTGGGGAGGCTGCAACAGAGATCTCCGTAAAGCAGCCTCACCTTGAACGGAAAGGTCTTGCTTTTACTCGACACGTTGTAACTGAAGACCAGCAAGTTACACAAGGAGTTTCTCTGCAAGGTTCCTTCTACCTGGTCTGAAAAGTGTTCCTGCAGGGACGAGGACCCGAAAGTTAGGAAGGGAGTCAGTGCATCATGGTAGGACCAGGAGCTCGCCAAGTGCAGCGCCCTCACCCTCTGTACCAGCCCGGCATGCCTATATGCTCTGTATGTGGCTGTACATtgaacagctttgcttttggcAGTAAATTTTAAATGAGCAAGACATCCAAGTACATGACAATCGATGAAACAGGTAGAGTTTATAGTCACATGATAATTTGTGAAGCTCTAAAAACCAGAACTGTGAGTACGCCACATAAAGAAAACCGCCCACATTCCCCCCAGCACTTCAGAGACTCGTAACACGAGGTatgtcaaaaggaaaaggacGGTGAACAACACTGGTGGGGCCACCAGTACCTGTAACTGGTCTGCCTGGTACCTCCTCCCCGCGTAAGCGTTCAGGTGGTCCGACAGGACGGACAAGAAGCGCCTGATGTCCGTCTGCAAATACTTCTTGGCGATCTGCTCCAGGGGGATGAAGACGGGGACGGAGTGGCGGTGAATCTGCACTTCGGGCTTGATGAGCAGGTCCAGGCAGTAGGAATCCAGGTAGGTGCCCTCGTAAGCTGTGCTGATGCAGAAACACACTCCCCGCTTGGTCAGCTTCCCGCTGATCCCTGGGGTCAGAGAGAGGGGTTACTCAGCGCTACTCTAACTCAGCGCCGTGAGGCGGCTGTGCTGGGGCAACACAGGCTGCAAAAGGGGCTGCATCCTCTTGCTCTGCTAATTCAGGCCACTCTCTAGTGGGATTAAAGACTCGTGAGAACGTAGAGACgtaaaaaacaacaacttttTAACAAAGGACCTCTAAGCTGCTTAATGGTAGCTTAAATTCCCAATAATTCCAAACATGGTCCTGGCTCTGGCACGACAGGGAGAACAGGCTGCCCTGGGCGGAGGGAGGGCAATACCCAGAGGATATTTAACTGCCTCAATTCCCAAAGATTTTATTAGGACTAAGGTAGTTATACTTTTTCCAGAATCTACACCTCAGTCTAAACAATACAGTTCAGTAAATAATAGTTCCTGCAACATCCCAGAGGCCTTCTGGGAAAGGCAGGGATTTCCAAGGTTACGGCTCTTTCAGAATTTTCAGACTCTAAAGGCTCTGAGCACAACAGCAGCA
The DNA window shown above is from Grus americana isolate bGruAme1 chromosome 3, bGruAme1.mat, whole genome shotgun sequence and carries:
- the ADCY3 gene encoding adenylate cyclase type 3 isoform X3, encoding MSYYMADRKHRKAFLEARQSLEVKLNLEEQSQQQERLMLSILPKHVADEMLKDMKKDPSQKEMQQFNTMYMYRHENVSILFADIVGFTQLSSSCSAQELVKLLNELFARFDKLAAKYHQLRIKILGDCYYCICGLPEYREDHAVCSIMMGLAMVEAISYVREKTKTAVDMRVGVHSGTVLGGVLGQKRWQYDVWSTDVTVANKMEAGGIPGRVHISQSTMDCLKGEFEVEPGEGGSRCEYLKEKGIVTYLVVVPKQPLRNGINGVKLSLTSSHGGSPPLVNTKERNGSLSLACTSPEEPEEPEARVRGTLETGEEDGEAVNPSFPNPRRRLRLRDLAERVIDASQNEQELNKLLNEALLERESIQALKGKSTFRLSMRFIDPEMETRYSVEKEKQSGAAFSCSCVVLFFTALVEVFIDPWLVANYVTFVVGEILLLILTLCSLAAIFPRVFPKKLVAFSTWIDRTRWARNTWAMAAIIIVTMADIVDMLSCWQDHGGMGNWTAGPPRPGGCGEQPKYYSYIALLALVATIMLVQVSHMVKLTLMVLITGAAGAVNIYAWEHIFDQYDHRRSQQSTSSLVPSKYSMTAMIFVVMLSFYYFSRHVEKLARTLFLWKIDVHDQKERVYEMRRWNEALVTNMLPEHVARHFLGSKKRDEELYSQSYDEIGVMFASLPNFADFYTEESINNGGIECLRFLNEIISDFDALLDEPQFRCITKIKTIGSTYMAASGVTPDANANGYSTKKETLSDKERWQHLADLADFALAMKVTLMNINYQSFNNFMLRIGMNKGAVLAGVIGARKPHYDIWGNTVNVASRMESTGVMGNIQVVEETHLILKEYGFRFVRRGAIYVKGKGELLTFFLKGREKQGSFVNGSSVTLPHQVVDSS
- the ADCY3 gene encoding adenylate cyclase type 3 isoform X2, encoding MPRNRAFSEPECSAEYSADYSVSLPSDPEHGVGRTHEVTVRSSGPCLCLPRFMRLTFTPESLENLYQTYFRRQRHETLLVLVVFAALFDCYVLVMCAVVYAADKLAPALAAAAGLVAHVLLFVLCKYKLLPEHLARRFLPYVLWVLILAQIFCYLGLNFSRSPEASDTVGWQAFFVFSFFITLPLRLAPIVLITAVSCGIHTLVLGITVAQQRQDALDEGALLRQILSNVAIYLCAITVGTMSYYMADRKHRKAFLEARQSLEVKLNLEEQSQQQERLMLSILPKHVADEMLKDMKKDPSQKEMQQFNTMYMYRHENVSILFADIVGFTQLSSSCSAQELVKLLNELFARFDKLAAKYHQLRIKILGDCYYCICGLPEYREDHAVCSIMMGLAMVEAISYVREKTKTAVDMRVGVHSGTVLGGVLGQKRWQYDVWSTDVTVANKMEAGGIPGRVHISQSTMDCLKGEFEVEPGEGGSRCEYLKEKGIVTYLVVVPKQPLRNGINGVKLSLTSSHGGSPPLVNTKERNGSLSLACTSPEEPEEPEARAVNPSFPNPRRRLRLRDLAERVIDASQNEQELNKLLNEALLERESIQALKGKSTFRLSMRFIDPEMETRYSVEKEKQSGAAFSCSCVVLFFTALVEVFIDPWLVANYVTFVVGEILLLILTLCSLAAIFPRVFPKKLVAFSTWIDRTRWARNTWAMAAIIIVTMADIVDMLSCWQDHGGMGNWTAGPPRPGGCGEQPKYYSYIALLALVATIMLVQVSHMVKLTLMVLITGAAGAVNIYAWEHIFDQYDHRRSQQSTSSLVPSKYSMTAMIFVVMLSFYYFSRHVEKLARTLFLWKIDVHDQKERVYEMRRWNEALVTNMLPEHVARHFLGSKKRDEELYSQSYDEIGVMFASLPNFADFYTEESINNGGIECLRFLNEIISDFDALLDEPQFRCITKIKTIGSTYMAASGVTPDANANGYSTKKETLSDKERWQHLADLADFALAMKVTLMNINYQSFNNFMLRIGMNKGAVLAGVIGARKPHYDIWGNTVNVASRMESTGVMGNIQVVEETHLILKEYGFRFVRRGAIYVKGKGELLTFFLKGREKQGSFVNGSSVTLPHQVVDSS
- the ADCY3 gene encoding adenylate cyclase type 3 isoform X1; the protein is MPRNRAFSEPECSAEYSADYSVSLPSDPEHGVGRTHEVTVRSSGPCLCLPRFMRLTFTPESLENLYQTYFRRQRHETLLVLVVFAALFDCYVLVMCAVVYAADKLAPALAAAAGLVAHVLLFVLCKYKLLPEHLARRFLPYVLWVLILAQIFCYLGLNFSRSPEASDTVGWQAFFVFSFFITLPLRLAPIVLITAVSCGIHTLVLGITVAQQRQDALDEGALLRQILSNVAIYLCAITVGTMSYYMADRKHRKAFLEARQSLEVKLNLEEQSQQQERLMLSILPKHVADEMLKDMKKDPSQKEMQQFNTMYMYRHENVSILFADIVGFTQLSSSCSAQELVKLLNELFARFDKLAAKYHQLRIKILGDCYYCICGLPEYREDHAVCSIMMGLAMVEAISYVREKTKTAVDMRVGVHSGTVLGGVLGQKRWQYDVWSTDVTVANKMEAGGIPGRVHISQSTMDCLKGEFEVEPGEGGSRCEYLKEKGIVTYLVVVPKQPLRNGINGVKLSLTSSHGGSPPLVNTKERNGSLSLACTSPEEPEEPEARVRGTLETGEEDGEAVNPSFPNPRRRLRLRDLAERVIDASQNEQELNKLLNEALLERESIQALKGKSTFRLSMRFIDPEMETRYSVEKEKQSGAAFSCSCVVLFFTALVEVFIDPWLVANYVTFVVGEILLLILTLCSLAAIFPRVFPKKLVAFSTWIDRTRWARNTWAMAAIIIVTMADIVDMLSCWQDHGGMGNWTAGPPRPGGCGEQPKYYSYIALLALVATIMLVQVSHMVKLTLMVLITGAAGAVNIYAWEHIFDQYDHRRSQQSTSSLVPSKYSMTAMIFVVMLSFYYFSRHVEKLARTLFLWKIDVHDQKERVYEMRRWNEALVTNMLPEHVARHFLGSKKRDEELYSQSYDEIGVMFASLPNFADFYTEESINNGGIECLRFLNEIISDFDALLDEPQFRCITKIKTIGSTYMAASGVTPDANANGYSTKKETLSDKERWQHLADLADFALAMKVTLMNINYQSFNNFMLRIGMNKGAVLAGVIGARKPHYDIWGNTVNVASRMESTGVMGNIQVVEETHLILKEYGFRFVRRGAIYVKGKGELLTFFLKGREKQGSFVNGSSVTLPHQVVDSS
- the CENPO gene encoding centromere protein O, which gives rise to MEEGKAYSPDGVFAHLEMLEARAHEAAVKQEEMEQQEEKLARLKARAQELRLQRDELRAKVELQEKGQLGKGGVMSDPAQPSARAVLEWKIKSVEATLQVFYLTGISGKLTKRGVCFCISTAYEGTYLDSYCLDLLIKPEVQIHRHSVPVFIPLEQIAKKYLQTDIRRFLSVLSDHLNAYAGRRYQADQLQEHFSDQVEGTLQRNSLCNLLVFSYNVSSKSKTFPFKVRLLYGDLCCSLPTEVVVSCAPDAPVSLAETAAAHSDLFRRVALHKAFRSFSSADESVDGAP